The genomic stretch CCTTTGCTGTCCATGTCCGCAATCCATGCGTCATAGACAGGCTGCGCCGCTTCACGCCACGCTTTGGCGTCTTCTTCGGACACGGTGACGATGTTGTTGCCCATGGCAACCGCTGCCGCGCGGGCGGGACCGTCTGCATCGGCTTGTGTGCCGCCTGCAAAGACCGAGAATTCAAGGCCCGAGTTGTCGTCGATCACCTTTTTCAGGTCATCGGGCAGCGAGTCATAGCGGTCTTTGTTCATCGCCAGAACAAAGGTCAGCACATAGAGCGCCTTGCCTTCAAACTCTGTGTGGTTGTGTACCAGTTCCGGCACCTTCAGCGCAGCAGTCACTTCCCACGGGATGGTGGTGCCGTCGATCACGCCTTTGGACAGACCTTCGGAGACCGCAGGCACGGGCATACCAACAGGGGTTGCGCCCAAAGCGGACAGGTAATCGTTGATCAGACGCGATCCGCCCCGAATTTTCAGACCTTCCATATCGGCAGGCACTTTGACTTCGCGGTTGGCGTGGATCATGCCCGGACCATGTACCCATGTGCCCAGAATATGTACATCTTTGAACTCGGTGTCCTTCATGTGTTCTTCGAACATTTCCCAATAGGCACGGCTGGCCGCGCGGGCATTGGTCATGATGAAGGGCAGTTCGAACACTTCGGTCGACGGGTAACGGCCCGGCGTATAACCCACCACGGTCCAGACAATATCGGCAACGCCGTCAATCGCCTGATCCATCAGCTCTGGCGGCTTGCCACCCAGTTGCATCGACGGATAGCGATCCACCTTGATGCGCCCGCCGCTGTCTTTTTCAACATTGTCGGCCCAGACGTCCAGCACCAGACGTGGCACGTTGGCCTGCGCGGGCAGGAACTGGTGCAGGCTGAGCGTGACCTCTTGGGCCGATGCTGGTGCCGCGCCCAGTCCCAGCGCGAGCGCCGCAGCGCCTGCGAGTGACAGGAATGATTTACGCGTGATGGTCATGGTCTTCCTCCCTTGTGACACGCTCTTGCGGCGTGCCTTTCGTGTGTCGTTGCAGCAAATTGGTAGGGCAAGGTTGTTGGGCTGTCACCCGATTTTGTAACCGTTGCCCTCTCCCACACCAAAGCTGCCGATCCAGTATTGTGCAAGATAGAACAAATACGGGCGATGCGCCGATCACAATATCAACAGCGAAACGCAAGATCCGCGCAAAGCTCCATATTTTCATAGTATATCCGAAAAAATCCGCCCAGAACACTAGGCATTATAATGCTATATATTCCCGGCCAAGGCGCATTTTCCCGGTGGAATCCCCTTTGTCCGCCCCCGCCAGAGCCGATTCACAGCCCGATCCTGCGCTTGGGCCATCACGGCACACAGCCTGAAAACCACCCCTCAACGATGTTTCGCAGCCTTTGCATATGGATCGGTCTGGAAGTCGGACGTCTTCTGGGTCCTAATGACAACGATCCGTTCAATTGCAGTGACCCAGATTCATGACGCTCGACTTTGCCGACTTGCGCACCGAGTTGCCCAAAACCGGGCTGACCCTGATAATCGGGGCGATCGGCGCGGCGCTGGCGGTCTGGCTGGGGTCGCCGCTGCCCTATCTTCTGGGATCCATGATCGTGGTCGGCGCGTGGGCGGTCTGGCGCAGTGCGGGCGTGCCGGACAACAGTGCGCGTCCGGTGCTGCAAACCCTGCGCAAGGCCTGCATTTCGCTGATCGGCGTGATGATCGGCGCGACCTTCTCGCCTGCGCTGCTGGAGCAATTGCCCCAATTGTGGATGTCGGTTCTGGCGGTGGTTCCCTTTGTCTGCGCCACCCATGCGCTAAGTTTCCTGATCTACCGCAGGCTTGCGGGTCTGGACCGCGTCACTGCCTTTTTTGCCGCCATGCCCGGTGGATTGATCGAAGCCGTGACACTGGGCGAAGCCGCAGGTGCCGACCCGCGTCTGCTGAGCACACAGCATTTCGCGCGCGTGGTTCTGGTGATTGTGGCAATCCCCACCGCCTATTATCTGGCCACCGGTGTCGTCGTCGGCAGCGCGGCAGGCCAATCGTTTGACAGCACGCCCGCAGGTCTGCTCGACATGGCAGAACTGGCGGTTCTCTGCGTTATCGGCATCTGGCTGGGGCGCACCTTGCGCCTGCCCGCGTCCTACATGATCGGGCCGATGCTGCTGAGCGCCATTGTCCACGGCACCGGCGTTCTGGACGTGGCAAGCCCCGGCTGGCTGCTGGCAGCGGCGCAATTGGTGATTGGTGCGGGCCTTGGCGTGCTGTTTGCCGGATCGTCATTGCGCAGTTTGGCGCGGGCCTTCGGATTCGGATGCATCAGCGTGGCCGCGATGCTGTCGGTGGCGGTGGCCTTTGCCGCGATGCTGGCACCATGGTCCAGCCTGCCGTTCATTGCGCTGGTGATCAGCCTTGCCCCCGGCGGCGTGACCGAAATGGGACTGGTGGCGCTGAGCCTGGGAATCAGCCCGGTGGCGATCACCGTGCACCATCTGTTCCGCATCGTGCTGGCGGTCGGCATTGCGGGCTGGGCCATGCCAAGGTTGCGTGCAAAAGAACCGGCATCTGCGCCGTAACAGGGGCAGACGGGCAAGCCGTTTGGCGATCCGTCTAATCCCGAAATGTTGGTGGTAAATGGTGGCGTGGGGGAGACTTGAACTCCCGACCTATCGATTATGAGTCGATCGCTCTAACCAACTGAGCTACCGCGCCATCGGCGTGCGAAGTATGACAGGCGCGCGGTCAGGTCAACCCTGAAACGCAGCTTATCCTTCACGAACTGTATCAATCATCAATTGTACGTTGTCAGGGTCGGCATCCGGCGTGATTCCATGGCCCAGATTGAAGATATGCGGGCCCTTGGAAAAGGCCTTCACAATCGCCCGCGTCTCGTCAACCAGCGCCTGACCACCCGTCACCATATGATGCGAGGCCAGATTGCCCTGCACGCAACCATCGACCTGCACGTTCGCGGCGGCCCAGTCGGGGGCCACGGAATTGTCCAACGCCACACAGTCCACGCCGGTTGCCTTGGCAAAGCCCACGTATTTCTCGCCTGCCTCGCGCGGAAAACCGATGATCGGAATGCCGGGGTGGCGCGCCTTGAGGGCTGCGGTGATCTGACGGGCAGGCTCCAGGCTGTACCGCTCGAAATCGGCGCCCTTCAGCGATCCGGCCCAGCTGTCGAAAATCTTGACCACTTCGGCACCGGCGTCGATCTGCGCCGACAGGTATTCGATGGTCGCGAGTGTGATCCGCTCGAGCAGCGCCTCGAACAGCGCCACGTTCCCGGCCTTCAGCGCGTGGGCCGGTCCCTGATCCGGGGTGCCCTTTCCGGCGATCATATAGGTGGCCACGGTCCACGGCGCGCCGGCAAAGCCGATCAGCGTGGTCTCGCGCGGCAATGCTTCGGTCAGCAGGCGCACGGTCTGGTAGATCGGCGACAGCGTTTCGTGGATGTCCGAAACCGGCCCCAGCTTGTCGAAATCCGCCTGCGTGGTGACCGTGCTCAGCCGCGGGCCTTCGCCGGTGACAAACCACAGGTCCGCACCCAGCGCCTGCGGCACCAGCAGGATGTCGGCAAACAGGATCGCGGCGTCGAATCCATAGCGGCGGATCGGCTGCAAGGTCACCTCGCAGGCCAGTTCGGGATTGTAGCACAGCGACAGGAAATCCCCCGCCTGTGCGCGCGTCGCCTTGTACTCGGGCAGATAGCGCCCCGCCTGCCGCATCATCCAGATCGGCGGCACGTCCAGCGTCTCGCCTGCAAGTGCGCGCAAAATCTTTTTGTTCCCGGTCATCCGCTGTCCCCTTGTTGTCAGGGGTGAGGTCTATTGGCGCGGGGCACTTGTCAAGTCGGGCCTGCAATGGCAGGACACCGTGACACACCTTTTTCCAACCAAAGGCCGCGCGACGTGACCCTGCCATCCCCCGACCGCCCCCTGAAAATCGGCACCCGTGGATCGCCGCTGGCGATGGCACAGGCCTATGAAACGCGCGACCGGCTGGCCGCCGCCTTTGATCTGCCGCAGGCGGCGTTCGAGATCGTGGTGATCAAGGTGACGGGGGACATGATCCAGGACCGCCCGCTGAAAGAGATCGGCGGCAAGGGTCTGTTCACCCGCGAGATCGAACAGGACCTGTCGGCAGGCAAGATCGACATCGCGGTGCATTCGATGAAGGACATGCCCACCGAGCAGCCTGCCGGCCTGCTGCTGGACACCTACCTGCCGCGCGAGGATGTGCGCGACGCCTTTGTCTCGCCCACCTACAGCGCCATTGCGGACCTGCCGCAGGGGGCCACCGTCGGCACCTCGTCCCTGCGCCGTCGCGCGCAACTGCTGCACCGCCGCCCCGACCTGAACGTGGTTGAATTTCGCGGCAACGTGCAAACCCGCCTGCGCAAGCTGGACGATGGCGTGGCCGTGGCGACGTTTCTGGCAACTGCGGGGCTAAACCGCCTGAACATGACAGAGGTGCCCGCCACCCCCATCGACCCCGCCGACATGCTGCCCGCCATCGCCCAGGGGGCCATCGGCATCGAGCGGCGCGAAAACGATCCCGCCACCGCGCAATTGCTGTTGGCCATCCACGACACCGCCACAGGCCAGCGACTCGCCGCCGAACGTGCCTTTCTCGCCACGCTGGACGGGTCGTGCGAAACCCCCATCGCCGGCCTTGCCCTGCTGGATGGCGACACGCTGACCCTGCGCGGCGAGGTCCTGCGCCCCGACGGGTCCGAGGCGATCAAGGGCACCCGTACCGGCCCTATAGCAACAGGTGCCGAGATGGGCCGCGATCTGGCCCAGGAGCTTCTGGCCAAGGCCGGTCCCGACTTCTTCGACTGGCACTAAACCCTTCATCTTGCCAGACAAACTCCGGGGACGGCGCGCCAGCGCCGGGGGCAGAGCCCCAAAGGCAACGTCGCGTCCTGCTTGACGCAAAGGGCCTGCACACCCCACGCTGGCCCCATGACACCCGGCAAAGCCTATCTGACCAGCGACGAGATTCGCCCCCTTGCCCGACGCTCGAACCTGATGGGCGCTTGGCTGGTGGCGCATTGCTGGGGCACGATTGTGCTGGCGATCGGCCTGTTCGCGCTGTGGCCCAATCCCGTGACCTTCCTGCTGGCGGTGATCCTGATCGGCTCGCGGCAACTGGGTCTGGCGATCCTGATGCACGAGGCCGCGCACAGCGCCCTGTTCAAATCCCGCTGGCTGAACGACCGGGTCGGCGAATGGCTGTGCGGCTGGCCGATCATGGCAGACCTGCACGCCTATCGGCACTATCACCTGACGCATCATCGTTTTACCCAGACCGACAAGGACCCCGACCTTGTCCTCAGCGAGAAGTTCCCGACCAGCCATGCCTCGATGCGACGCAAGTTTCTGCGCGATCTGACCGGGCAGACGGGGATCAGGCAACTGCTCGGGCAGATCACGATGTTCATCCGGCTCGCGGGCGACGACGACGCCATTGATGCGGCCAAATCGCAATCGGCGCAGGCGTTCAAATCCAACATGCTGGGCCGCGCCTTTCCGGTGTTCATCGGCATTGCCGTTGCCATCGGCCTGATCGGAGACTGGTGGTGGGGGCTGGCGTTCTGGTTGTTGCCCTATCTGACGTGGTTCCAGTTCGTCCTGCGCGTGCGCAACATCGCGGAACACGGCGCGGTCGAGCGGTCGGACAATCCGCTGCAGAACGTGCGCACGACCCATGCGGGCCCCGTCGCCCGCGCGCTGGTTGCGCCCTACTATGTCAACTATCATCTGGAGCATCACATGGTGATGCATGTGCCCTGCTGGCAATTGCACAAGATGCACGCGCTGCTGATGGACAAGGGGCTGGGCGACAGCATGCGCACCGCCCCCAGCTACCGCGCAGCGATGATGGAGGCGGGCTGGCGCAGTTCATGACCACGCGCCTGCTCACCTTGTCGGATTACGCGCAAGCGGCAGCCCTTCTGGCACATCTATCAGACGGTGATCCCGTCGCAGATGCCAAACAATTCGCCGGACTTCTTGACCACCCGGGCACATCGGTCTTTGGGACATTCGTGAACGAAACGCTTGCTTGCACCGTCACGCTTCACATTCTGCCCAACATGACCCGTGCAGGGCGCCCCTATGCCCTGATCGAAAACGTGGTAACACAACCGGCCATGCGGGGACTGGGGTATGCAAACACCACGATGCACGCCGCCACTGAGTCCGCCTGGGCGAAGAACGCCTACAAGATCATGCTGCTGACCGGTCAGGACACCGGCGCGCGCGGGTTTTATGAAAAATTGGGGTTTCGTGCCGACCAGAAGTTCGGAATGCAACTGCGCCGCCTCCCCCCGCGCCGGCCCTAGATCTCCTCGACCGAGACCACGCCACCCAGACTTTTGATTGCGCCCTTGATCTGCGGGTTCACCGGGAAATCATCGCCCAGTTCCACGTCAACCTCGCCGTTCAGCCCTGCGCCCATCAGGCACAGTTGCACCGGGCCGCGCCCGATGGCGCGCTGGCCCTGCGCCGCCCCTTCCAGCACCGAGGCAATCGAGCCGACCGCCCCTGCATCGTTGATGAACACGCGCAGCCCCATGCCGCCCACATCGGCCACCACCGCATCAATCGGCGCGACAGACCGCGCCAGCAGCTTCAACTGGTCGCTTTCCATCGTCGCCTCGGCGGTGATGATCACCTTGGCGCCGGTCACCAGAAAATCCTGCGATTTCTCCAGCGCTTCGGAAAACAGCGTGACCTCGTAGGCGCCGGTGGTGTCCGAAAGCTGCGCAAAGGCAAAGCGGTTGCCCTTGGCCGACTTGCGGATCTGACAGCCCGCGACCACGCCCGCCAGTTTGGCGTTCTTGGCCCCGCGCCGTTCCACATCGGCCAGCACCTCGTCCAGCGTCTGCACGCCCTTGCGTTTCAGCGCACCGGCGTAATCGTCCAGCGGGTGACCCGACAGGTAAAAGCCCACGGCCTTGAATTCTTCGCTCAGCCGTTCGGCGGGCAGGTAATCGTCACCCGGCATCATCCGTGGTTCGGGCAGGTCATCACCTGCTTCGCCGAACAGCGACACCTGATTGGAATTCTTCTGATCGTGGATCGCGGCGGAATATTGCACCAGCGCGTCCAGCGCATCGAACACCCGGCGGCGGTTGTTGTCGAGCTGGTCGAACGCCCCCGAACGCGCCAGCATTTCCAGCGGACGCTTGCCCACACGCTTCAGATCGACGCGGCGTGCCAGATCAAAGAGCGTGGCAAAGGGCTTGTCCACGCCGTCCACCTTGCGCCCTTCGGTCACCAGCTTCATCGCCTCGACGCCCACGTTTTTCAGCGCGCCCAGCGCATAGACCAGCGCGCCGTCGACCACTTTGAACGTCGCATCAGAGCGGTTCACACAGGGCGGCACCCACGGCAGGCCCATTGCCTTGCGGACCTCTTCGAAATAAATCGCCAGCTTGTCGGTCAGGTGGATATCGCAGTTCATCACACCGGCCATGAACTCGACCGGATGGTTCGCCTTGAGCCATGCGGTCTGATAGCTGACCACCGCATAGGCCGCCGCGTGGGATTTGTTGAAACCGTAGTTGGCGAATTTGTCGAGAAGGTTCCAGACCTCCATCGCCTTGTCCTTGTCGACGCCATTGGCCTTGGAACCTTCCAGGAACTTGGGCCGCTCGGCGTCCATCGCTTCCTGAATTTTCTTACCCATCGCACGGCGCAACAAGTCGGCACCGCCAAGGCTGTAGCCCGCCATTTCCTGCGCGATCTGCATCACCTGTTCCTGATAAACGATGATGCCCTGGGTCTCGTCCAGAATATGGTCGATGGTCGGGTGCAGGTTCTCGCGCTCGCGCTGGCCGTTCTTGACCTCGCAATAGGTCGGGATGTTTTCCATCGGACCGGGACGATACAGCGCCACAAGGGCCACGATGTCCTCGATACAGGTCGGCTTCATCCTTTTCAGCGCGTCCATCATGCCGCTGGATTCCACCTGGAACACGGCGACGGTCTTGGCAGCGGCGTAGAGCTTGTAGGAGGCCTCGTCATCCAGCGGGATGGCGTTGATGTCGTTCTCGGTCCCCGGCGCGGGTTCATAAAGCTGCGTGCCATCCGCCGAGGTGTGCAGGTCGCGCCCCGCGCCCCGGATCTGGTCCACAGCGTTCTGGATCACGGTCAGGGTTTTCAGGCCCAGAAAGTCGAACTTGACCAGACCGGCCTGTTCGACCCATTTCATGTTGAACTGCGTTGCGGGCATGTCAGACCGCGGGTCCTGGTACAGCGGCACCAGCGCATCCAGCGGACGGTCACCGATCACAACACCGGCGGCGTGGGTCGATGCGTTGCGCAACAATCCCTCGACCTGCTGGCCGTAATCCAGCAGCCGTTTGACCACCTCTTCGTTGCGCGCCTCGTCGCGCAGGCGCGGCTCGTCGATCAGCGCCTTGGCGATGCTGACGGGTTTGACCCCCTCGACCGGAATCAGTTTCGACAGCCGGTCAACCTGCCCGTATGGCATCTGCAACACACGCCCGATGTCGCGCACCGCCGCCTTGGACAAGAGCGCACCGAATGTGATGATCTGCCCCACCTTGTCGCGGCCATATTTCTGCTGCACATAGCGGATCACCTCTTCGCGGCGGTCCATGCAAAAGTCGATGTCAAAGTCGGGCATGCTGACCCGTTCGGGGTTCAGGAACCGTTCGAACAGCAGCGCATAGCGCAGCGGGTCAAGGTCGGTGATGGTCAGCGCATAGGCCACAAGGCTGCCCGCCCCCGACCCACGGCCCGGGCCCACGGGGATATTCTCGTCCTTGGCCCATTTGATGAAATCGGCAACGATCAGGAAGTAGCCGGGGAACCCCATGCCTTCGATGATGTCCAGCTCGAAATCCAGCCGCTTCTGGTAGTCTTCCACCGAGGCCGCGTGCGGGATCACCGCCAGCCGCGCTTGCAGGCCCTCGTTGGCCTGACGGCGCAGCTCGACCACCTCGTCATCGGCAAACTTCGGCAGGATCGGATCGCGGCGATAGGCCATGAAGGCGCAGCGTTTGGCAATCTCGACCGTGTTCTGCACCGCTTCCGGCAAGTCGGCAAACAGCGTCACCATCTCGGATTGCGATTTGAAATAATGCTGGTTGGTCAGGCGGCGGCGGTCCTGCTGCTGGTCGACATAGGCGCCCTCGGCAATACAGATCAGCGCGTCATGCGCCTCGTACATATCCGAGGCAGGGAAATAAACGTCGTTGGTGGCGACCAACGGCAACTCCATCGCATAGGCCATCTCGACAAACGGCCGCTCGGTCAGCTTTTCCGCGTCGGGCTGGCCGTCCGGTCCGGGATGGCGCTGCAATTCGACATACAAACGCTGCGGGAATGCCGCCGCCAGCCGGTCCATCATCGCCTGTGCCGCCGGGCGCTGGCCTGCACGCAAAAGCTGGCCCACGGGCCCCTCCGGCCCGCCGGTTAAACAGATCAGACCCGCCGAAAGTGCCTCAAGCTCGTCCAGCGTGACCTGCGGCAATTGCCCGTCGCCCTTGAGGTACAGGCACGAGTTCAGCTTCATCAGGTTTTCGTAACCCGTCTCGTTCTGGGCCAGCAGCACCAGTCCCGCAGGCAGGCGCGGACGGTCGCCGGGGCGGGTCTCGACCCAAGTCACATCCACCTGACAGCCGATGATCGGCTGGATGCCCGCCCCCGACAGGGTCACGGAATATTCCAGTGCCGCGAACATGTTATTGGTGTCAGTCAGCGCCAGCGCGGGCATGTCGTGCTTTTTGCACAGGTCGGGCAGCTTTTTCAGCCGCAGCGCGCCCTCCAGCAGGGAATACTCGGAATGGGTGCGCAGGTGAATGAATCGGGGATCATTTGACATGGCGCAACCCTAACCCCGCCCCGCACCCCCTGCCAGAGCGATGACGCATTTTGCGCCACTTTACGGCACCTGTTTCAGGGTCCCGCGCCAAAACTCTTGCAATGCAAGGCTTTGCCCGCCTAGGCTGATTGCCAACACGCCCGCGCGCCGTCTACGCCACATCGACGTCGCGCCTTGTCGGGCCTTGGTAGGGTGGCAGGTCAGAACCACATGAACGTGTCTTTTCGTCTGAACGGAG from Pseudosulfitobacter sp. DSM 107133 encodes the following:
- a CDS encoding TRAP transporter substrate-binding protein, with product MTITRKSFLSLAGAAALALGLGAAPASAQEVTLSLHQFLPAQANVPRLVLDVWADNVEKDSGGRIKVDRYPSMQLGGKPPELMDQAIDGVADIVWTVVGYTPGRYPSTEVFELPFIMTNARAASRAYWEMFEEHMKDTEFKDVHILGTWVHGPGMIHANREVKVPADMEGLKIRGGSRLINDYLSALGATPVGMPVPAVSEGLSKGVIDGTTIPWEVTAALKVPELVHNHTEFEGKALYVLTFVLAMNKDRYDSLPDDLKKVIDDNSGLEFSVFAGGTQADADGPARAAAVAMGNNIVTVSEEDAKAWREAAQPVYDAWIADMDSKGIDGQALIDEATMLMDKYSQ
- a CDS encoding AbrB family transcriptional regulator; the protein is MTLDFADLRTELPKTGLTLIIGAIGAALAVWLGSPLPYLLGSMIVVGAWAVWRSAGVPDNSARPVLQTLRKACISLIGVMIGATFSPALLEQLPQLWMSVLAVVPFVCATHALSFLIYRRLAGLDRVTAFFAAMPGGLIEAVTLGEAAGADPRLLSTQHFARVVLVIVAIPTAYYLATGVVVGSAAGQSFDSTPAGLLDMAELAVLCVIGIWLGRTLRLPASYMIGPMLLSAIVHGTGVLDVASPGWLLAAAQLVIGAGLGVLFAGSSLRSLARAFGFGCISVAAMLSVAVAFAAMLAPWSSLPFIALVISLAPGGVTEMGLVALSLGISPVAITVHHLFRIVLAVGIAGWAMPRLRAKEPASAP
- the hemE gene encoding uroporphyrinogen decarboxylase; the protein is MTGNKKILRALAGETLDVPPIWMMRQAGRYLPEYKATRAQAGDFLSLCYNPELACEVTLQPIRRYGFDAAILFADILLVPQALGADLWFVTGEGPRLSTVTTQADFDKLGPVSDIHETLSPIYQTVRLLTEALPRETTLIGFAGAPWTVATYMIAGKGTPDQGPAHALKAGNVALFEALLERITLATIEYLSAQIDAGAEVVKIFDSWAGSLKGADFERYSLEPARQITAALKARHPGIPIIGFPREAGEKYVGFAKATGVDCVALDNSVAPDWAAANVQVDGCVQGNLASHHMVTGGQALVDETRAIVKAFSKGPHIFNLGHGITPDADPDNVQLMIDTVREG
- the hemC gene encoding hydroxymethylbilane synthase, with translation MAGHRDTPFSNQRPRDVTLPSPDRPLKIGTRGSPLAMAQAYETRDRLAAAFDLPQAAFEIVVIKVTGDMIQDRPLKEIGGKGLFTREIEQDLSAGKIDIAVHSMKDMPTEQPAGLLLDTYLPREDVRDAFVSPTYSAIADLPQGATVGTSSLRRRAQLLHRRPDLNVVEFRGNVQTRLRKLDDGVAVATFLATAGLNRLNMTEVPATPIDPADMLPAIAQGAIGIERRENDPATAQLLLAIHDTATGQRLAAERAFLATLDGSCETPIAGLALLDGDTLTLRGEVLRPDGSEAIKGTRTGPIATGAEMGRDLAQELLAKAGPDFFDWH
- a CDS encoding fatty acid desaturase family protein; the encoded protein is MTPGKAYLTSDEIRPLARRSNLMGAWLVAHCWGTIVLAIGLFALWPNPVTFLLAVILIGSRQLGLAILMHEAAHSALFKSRWLNDRVGEWLCGWPIMADLHAYRHYHLTHHRFTQTDKDPDLVLSEKFPTSHASMRRKFLRDLTGQTGIRQLLGQITMFIRLAGDDDAIDAAKSQSAQAFKSNMLGRAFPVFIGIAVAIGLIGDWWWGLAFWLLPYLTWFQFVLRVRNIAEHGAVERSDNPLQNVRTTHAGPVARALVAPYYVNYHLEHHMVMHVPCWQLHKMHALLMDKGLGDSMRTAPSYRAAMMEAGWRSS
- a CDS encoding GNAT family N-acetyltransferase is translated as MTTRLLTLSDYAQAAALLAHLSDGDPVADAKQFAGLLDHPGTSVFGTFVNETLACTVTLHILPNMTRAGRPYALIENVVTQPAMRGLGYANTTMHAATESAWAKNAYKIMLLTGQDTGARGFYEKLGFRADQKFGMQLRRLPPRRP
- the dnaE gene encoding DNA polymerase III subunit alpha, which translates into the protein MSNDPRFIHLRTHSEYSLLEGALRLKKLPDLCKKHDMPALALTDTNNMFAALEYSVTLSGAGIQPIIGCQVDVTWVETRPGDRPRLPAGLVLLAQNETGYENLMKLNSCLYLKGDGQLPQVTLDELEALSAGLICLTGGPEGPVGQLLRAGQRPAAQAMMDRLAAAFPQRLYVELQRHPGPDGQPDAEKLTERPFVEMAYAMELPLVATNDVYFPASDMYEAHDALICIAEGAYVDQQQDRRRLTNQHYFKSQSEMVTLFADLPEAVQNTVEIAKRCAFMAYRRDPILPKFADDEVVELRRQANEGLQARLAVIPHAASVEDYQKRLDFELDIIEGMGFPGYFLIVADFIKWAKDENIPVGPGRGSGAGSLVAYALTITDLDPLRYALLFERFLNPERVSMPDFDIDFCMDRREEVIRYVQQKYGRDKVGQIITFGALLSKAAVRDIGRVLQMPYGQVDRLSKLIPVEGVKPVSIAKALIDEPRLRDEARNEEVVKRLLDYGQQVEGLLRNASTHAAGVVIGDRPLDALVPLYQDPRSDMPATQFNMKWVEQAGLVKFDFLGLKTLTVIQNAVDQIRGAGRDLHTSADGTQLYEPAPGTENDINAIPLDDEASYKLYAAAKTVAVFQVESSGMMDALKRMKPTCIEDIVALVALYRPGPMENIPTYCEVKNGQRERENLHPTIDHILDETQGIIVYQEQVMQIAQEMAGYSLGGADLLRRAMGKKIQEAMDAERPKFLEGSKANGVDKDKAMEVWNLLDKFANYGFNKSHAAAYAVVSYQTAWLKANHPVEFMAGVMNCDIHLTDKLAIYFEEVRKAMGLPWVPPCVNRSDATFKVVDGALVYALGALKNVGVEAMKLVTEGRKVDGVDKPFATLFDLARRVDLKRVGKRPLEMLARSGAFDQLDNNRRRVFDALDALVQYSAAIHDQKNSNQVSLFGEAGDDLPEPRMMPGDDYLPAERLSEEFKAVGFYLSGHPLDDYAGALKRKGVQTLDEVLADVERRGAKNAKLAGVVAGCQIRKSAKGNRFAFAQLSDTTGAYEVTLFSEALEKSQDFLVTGAKVIITAEATMESDQLKLLARSVAPIDAVVADVGGMGLRVFINDAGAVGSIASVLEGAAQGQRAIGRGPVQLCLMGAGLNGEVDVELGDDFPVNPQIKGAIKSLGGVVSVEEI